In Leptodesmis sichuanensis A121, the following are encoded in one genomic region:
- a CDS encoding ABC transporter ATP-binding protein/permease: MDRLNFQVFQQFWTIAKPYWFGDEKWQARGFLLGVVLLLLTYTGLSVVLNNKRGVLISALSAQDEPRFWQTILIFLGVLVVYAPLLAGYNYLRDRLSLQWRRWLTHQFVDRYLCDRAYYDLQITHTEIDNPDQRIAEDIRSFTQESLTFLLVLVESVLAIVAFSSVLWGISRSLVAFLVLYALIGTLVTSVVFGKPLVRLNFEQLKREANLRFSLVRVRENAEAIAFYRGEERESHQVKYRFLDVFDNVKRLLIWELNLNALTNTYEFIPFILPALVVAPAIFAGEIEVGKVSEAQGAFIRVFFSLNVVVARFQALTTFGAGINRLYTFAEFLAQREAAFTSDASPTVTSDTTPETPTPQPKIHIREGDRIAIEQLSLQTPNYQRTLVEDLSVELPAGKGLLVMGPSGCGKSSLLRAIAGLWNSGKGTIVRPDADQILFLPQRPYMVLGTLRDQLLYPNTHLEVDDQHLKQVLEQVNLAGLDDRFGGFEAEEDWADVLSLGEQQRLTFARLLLNKPRYAILDEATSALDIRNEEGLYHHLQAMGTTFLSVGHRTSLTHYHQLVLELSQDKTWQVKALTAAG, translated from the coding sequence ATGGATCGATTAAATTTTCAAGTATTCCAGCAGTTTTGGACGATCGCCAAACCCTATTGGTTTGGGGATGAAAAATGGCAGGCCAGAGGCTTTTTGCTGGGAGTGGTGCTGTTGTTGTTGACCTATACGGGGTTGAGCGTGGTGCTGAACAACAAGCGGGGGGTGCTGATTTCCGCCCTGTCTGCCCAGGATGAACCGCGTTTCTGGCAAACGATTCTGATTTTTCTGGGCGTGCTGGTGGTCTATGCGCCGCTGCTGGCTGGATATAATTACCTGCGCGATCGCCTGAGTTTGCAATGGCGACGCTGGTTGACGCATCAATTTGTCGATCGCTATCTTTGCGATCGGGCTTACTACGATTTGCAAATTACCCATACCGAAATTGACAACCCAGATCAACGGATTGCCGAGGATATTCGCAGCTTTACCCAGGAATCCCTTACCTTTCTGCTGGTGTTGGTGGAATCGGTGCTGGCGATCGTTGCCTTTAGTAGCGTTCTGTGGGGCATTTCCCGATCGCTGGTGGCATTTCTGGTGCTGTATGCCCTGATTGGCACCCTGGTTACATCAGTTGTCTTTGGTAAACCGCTGGTGCGACTCAACTTTGAGCAGCTTAAAAGAGAAGCCAATCTCCGGTTTAGCCTGGTGCGGGTGCGGGAGAATGCCGAAGCGATCGCCTTTTATCGCGGTGAGGAGCGAGAATCCCATCAGGTGAAATATCGCTTCCTGGATGTTTTTGACAATGTGAAACGGCTGCTGATCTGGGAATTAAATTTGAATGCCCTGACGAATACCTATGAATTTATTCCCTTCATCCTGCCGGCTCTGGTTGTAGCGCCAGCCATTTTTGCAGGTGAGATAGAGGTGGGAAAAGTCTCTGAAGCGCAGGGAGCGTTTATTCGCGTCTTTTTCTCGCTTAACGTGGTAGTAGCCCGCTTCCAGGCATTAACGACCTTTGGGGCCGGAATTAATCGTCTGTACACCTTTGCTGAATTCCTGGCCCAGCGGGAAGCCGCTTTCACCTCTGATGCATCGCCCACTGTCACCTCGGATACGACCCCAGAAACACCAACCCCACAGCCGAAAATTCATATCCGGGAGGGCGATCGGATTGCCATCGAACAACTTAGCCTGCAGACACCGAATTATCAACGCACCCTGGTTGAGGATTTATCGGTCGAGTTGCCCGCCGGCAAAGGATTACTGGTAATGGGGCCGAGTGGATGCGGCAAGAGTTCTCTATTACGGGCGATCGCAGGCTTGTGGAACTCTGGCAAGGGAACGATCGTCCGGCCTGATGCTGATCAAATCCTGTTTCTGCCGCAGCGCCCCTATATGGTTCTGGGAACTCTTCGGGATCAACTCCTCTACCCCAATACTCATTTAGAAGTTGACGATCAACACTTAAAACAAGTCCTGGAACAGGTAAATTTGGCGGGATTGGACGATCGCTTTGGAGGCTTTGAGGCCGAGGAAGATTGGGCTGATGTCCTCTCATTGGGAGAACAGCAACGGCTGACCTTTGCCCGCTTACTGCTCAACAAACCCCGGTACGCCATTCTGGATGAAGCAACCAGCGCTCTGGATATCCGTAACGAGGAAGGCTTATATCACCACTTGCAAGCAATGGGCACAACCTTTCTCAGTGTCGGTCATCGCACCTCCCTGACCCATTATCATCAATTGGTATTGGAACTCTCCCAGGACAAAACCTGGCAGGTAAAAGCGTTAACTGCAGCAGGATGA